Part of the Streptomyces antimycoticus genome, ACTGCGGCGGCGGCGACGGCTCGGTCTACAAGGCCACGGTCAAGCTCCACGTCCCGATCCTCTTCCCGGGCGCCGCCGACTTCCCCTGGACGGTCACGGGGACGGCGGGCGCGGCGGACGAGAGCGACCTGGCGGGCGGTGGGGAGTGACATGAGCCGTCACCGGGAACCGGTACGCCGCCCCGCCGACGCGCGCCTTACGGTGGCGCCCGCTTCGTCGCGCGGCCGCGCCGGGGCGGGCACGCCCGCGGGCGGCGGGGTCGCGGGCGGCGGGGTCGCGGCGCGGCGCCGTCCCGAGACGGTCGGCACGCCGCGCAGTCGCGGGGCGGGCCCTCTCGCGTCCGCGCTTCGCGGTGTCGCGGCGACCGGCCACCGTGACCGTCCGGCCGCCGGGCGAGGCCGCGAACGAGGGTCGGCGTCCATCGAGTTCCTGGGGTTCCTGCCGATCCTCATCCTGGTCGCGCTCGCCGCCGTGCAGCTCGGCATCGCCGCGTACGCCGCCCAGCAGGCCGGGACCGCCGCGCGGGCGGCGGCGCGCACGGCGTCGCTGGACGAGCCGCAGACCAGCCCGCAGGCCGCCGGGGAGGCGGCGATCAGCGGGTGGCTGGCGGACGGCACCGGTATCAGCAGCGGCGGCTGCGGCGGCGGGGAGGCGCAGGCCACCGCGACCGTGGAGATCCCCTCCGTCATCCCCGGCTTCGACTTCGGCAGCGCCGAGAAGAGCGCCACGATGCCCTGCGACGACGGCGATGACGGCGCCGGCGGTACGGACAGTCCGGGGGCGGCCGCGATGGGAGGCGACCGATGAGCCTGCGGGCCCGTATCACCGCGCCCGAGGGGCCCGGCGAGGGCAGTGGCGGACGCCAGGACGGCCACCTCGTCTCCGCCTACCGCGCCAAGCTGCTCGAGGAGATCGACCTCGCGGAGATGTCCTCGCTCTCCACCGCCGAGCGCCGCTCCCGGCTGGAGCGGGTGCTCGGCCACATCATCAGCCGCGAGGGCCCGGTCCTCTCGACCACCGAGCGCTCCCAGCTCATCCGCCGGGTGGTGGACGAGGCGCTCGGCCTCGGAGTGCTCGAACCCCTCCTCGAAGACGCCTCCATCACCGAGATCATGGTCAACGGGCCGGACCAGATCTTCGTGGAGCGCTCCGGCCGGGTCGAGCAGGTCCCCGTCCGCTTCGCCTCCGAAGAGCAGCTCATGCAGACCATCGAGCGCATCGTCTCCACGGTCAACCGCCGGGTGGACGAGTCGAATCCGATGGTCGACGCCCGGCTCCCGTCCGGCGAGCGCGTCAACGTGATCATCCCGCCGCTCGCCCTCACCGGCGCCACCCTCACCATCCGCCGCTTCCCCCGTGCCTACACCCTCCATGAGCTGATCGGCATGGGCACGCTGGACGAGCAGATGCTGATGCTGCTCGCGGCGCTGGTGCGGGCCAAGTTCAACGTCGTGGTCTCCGGCCCCACCGGCTCCGGCAAGACCACGCTGCTCAACGCCCTCTCCGGGCTGATCCCCGACGGGGAGCGCATCATCACCGTCGAGGACGCCGCCGAGCTGCAGCTGCAGCAGACCCATGTCATCCGGCTGGAATCCCGGCCGCCCAACGTGGAGGGCAAGGGCCGTATCACCATCCGCGACCTGGTCCGCAACTCGCTGCGGATGCGCCCCGACCGCATCATCGTCGGCGAGGTGCGCGGCGGTGAGACCCTCGACATGCTCCAGGCCATGTCCACCGGCCACGACGGTTCGCTGGCCACCGTCCACGCCAACAGCGCCGAGGACGCGCTGATGCGGCTGCAGACGCTTGCCTCCATGTCGGAGGTGGCGATTCCCTACGAGGCGCTGCGGGATCAGATCAACAGTGCGGTGGACTGCATCGTCCAGCTCGTTCGCAACGCCGACGGATCCCGGCGGATCAGCGAGATCGCGCTGCTCGACAGCCACGGCCACGAGGCGTACCGCATCGCCACCGTCTGCCGCTTCGACGCCCAGCCCATGGGCGCGGACCGGGTGGTGCACGGGCGGTTCGGCTACTTCCCGCTGCCGGAGCGGGTCGCGGAGCGGCTGCGGCTGGCGAGCGAATCGGTGCCGCCGGCCTTCGGCGTGGCCGCCTTCCCGGCGCAGCTTGCCACCCGCGCGGCCGGATACGACCCGTACGACCGACCGCCGCACGATCGGCCGCCGCACGATCGGCCGCCGTTCGGCCGGCCTCCGCACGACCGACCCTCGTTCGACCCACCCCCGTTCGACCCCAGGGACCGGAGGTAGCAGGGCCCATGGACCATCTCGCGACGGCCGCCCTCGGCGCGACGCTGGTGTGCGGCGCGCTGGGCGTCGTGGGCGTGCACACCTACGTGCGCGGCAAGGAGCAGCAGCGCGCGCTGATCGACCGGCTCTCGGAGACCGGCCCGCTGCCGGGCACCGGCCGGGCGCGTCGCTTCGCCGGGGTCGACCGGCGGCTGCGCACCACCTCGCTCGGCCGGAAGCTGGAGCTGCGGCTGGTGGCGACGGGCCTGGAGATCACCCCGGGCGAGTTCTTCGTCTACACGGCGGGGGCGGCGGCCGGGCTCTGGCTGATCGCGGCGTCCTTCCTCGCGGCGTTCTTCGGCCCGATAGCGGCGGTGGTCGCCGTCTGGGGGGCCTTCGCGTTCCTCAGCTGGCAGCGGCAGAAGCGGATAGAGCGCTTCATCAACCAACTTCCGGAGCTGTCACGGATCCTGGCCAACGCCACCCAGGCCGGGCTGGCGCTGCGCACCGCGCTCGGCATGGCGGCGGACGAGATGGAGGCGCCGGCGGGCGAGGAGCTGGCCAAGGTCGCGGCCAAGCTGGCCGTCGGCCACTCGATCGACGACGCGCTGGAGGAGCTGGCCGAGCGGCTTCCCTCCCGGGAGCTGGTGGTGCTGGTCACCACTCTGGTGCTGTCCAACCGCGCGGGCGGGACCGTGGTCAGCTCGCTGCGCAACCTCACCCAGACGCTGGAGGAGCGCAAGGAGACCCGGCGTGAGGTGCGCACCCAGCTCTCGCAGGTGACCGTCACCGCCTATGTCGTACCGCTGCTGGGGATCGGGACGCTGCTGCTGATGAACCGGATCTCGGCCGGTTCGCTGGACCGGATGACCTCGTCCTTCTGGGGGCAGGCGGCGGTGGTCGTGGCCTTCTGCCTGTACGGGATCGGCTTCTTCCTCATCCGCCGCATGTCCAAGATCGACGTCTGAGAACGTCTGAGAACGTCCACGACCGTCCGAGAGGGGACTCAGGGAGATGGCACTGCTGCTGGCGCTGGCGGCCGGTCTCGCGGTGGCGGGCATCGCCTACGGCATCGCGCTGTACCGCAGCGAGGCCAAGCTGCCCAGCGACCTGGCGGTGGCCCTGGAGGTCGGCTCCAGCCGGACGACCGCGGTCGGTTCGGCAGTCGATCGGCTGGGCATCCGCTACGCCCCGCTGGTGCTGCGGCTGATGGGCGAGAAGCGGGTGGCCAGGGTCCGCCGCCGGATCGATCTGGCGGGCAATCCGGGCGGTCTGACGGTGGACCGCTACGCGGCCCGGCGGGCGGTCTACGGGGCGCTCGGCTTCGGCGGCGCGCTGGTGATGCTGATCAAGGGGCAAGTCCTGCTGGCGCTGGTGCTGGTGGCGTTCGGGCTGTTCTGGATCGAGGTCGGCATCTGGGCGGCGGTGCGGGAGCGCAAGGACGCGATCGAGCGGACGCTGCCGGACTTTCTGGACGTTCTGGCCGTCGTGGTGAGCGCCGGATTGAGCTTCCGTCAGGCCCTGGACCGGGTAGCGGAGAAGTACGAGGGTCCCTGGGCGGATGAACTTCGCATCACACTTCGGCAAATGGACATGGGCGTCAGTCGCCGCCATGCGTTCGAGGAGCTACGTAAACGTAATGACTCGGAACAGGTCGCGCAGTTCGTCACCGCCCTTCAGCAGGGGGAGGAGCTGGGCGCTCCGATTGTCGAAACGCTGATCGCCATTGCGAATGACATGCGCCGTACGGACGCCCAGAACGCACGGCGGCGCGCGGCGCGCGCGGTGCCGAAGGCGACCATGGTCATCACGACCTTCATGGTGCCCGGAACCATGGTGCTGCTCGTCGCGGGGTTCTTCATCGGTTCGGGCACCGACTTCGGCTCGGTGACCGGGGACTGACGGTCTCTTTTAGGTGAAGCCGCTTCGCGGTTGCAATTGAATGTGGGACAGTCGTCGACGGAGAACTCCTCGGTGGCGGGAGGGGGTGAGACGGATGCACGACCGGGGCCGGTCGTCACGTCCACGGTTCGAACGTGGTGAACGGGGAAGGCAATGCTTCCTGGGGCACTGTTCCGAGACGGCTGTTTCGGCGTACTTTGCTCGTGTCGCGAGCGACACCACGGGGGTTGAGTCGCCGGACCACAGTGGGACGGCAGCCCATGGAGGGGAACACAATGGGGAAGCGCGTCATGCGGAACGATCGGGGACAGACCTCGATCGAATATCTGGGCATCATCGCCGTGGTGGTCGCCATCGTGCTGGTTGTGTCGAGCACGGACATCGGCAGCGAGATCGCAAACGCCATCTCCAACAAGGTCGCACAGGTCGTCGGCATCTGACCGGCCGCATGAAAGCCCGCCGAGACCTCGGAAGCGACGCGGGGCAGGCATTTCCGATCTACATCACGGCGGTGGCGGGCCTGCTCTTCCTCGCGCTCGCCCTCTTCGCCGTCGGCCAGGCCGGAGCCACCCGCAACGGCGGACAGACCGCCGCCGACGCGGCGGCCCTCGCGGCCGCCCAGGACTACCGCGACCAGCTGCGCAAGGGGTTCCTGGAGGCGATCGCGAACGGCAGCGTATGGGACGACCTGCTGAACGGACGGGGGATCGGCACGGGTGACGCCTGCGAGCGGGCCCAGTGGTTCGCCCAGCAAAACGGTGCGGACCTCACGGGTCTGGGGTGCGTCCCGGGCTATCTCCCCACGTCCTTCACCGTCACCGTCAGGACGCAGAAGCCCGTGGGCAAGACCGTCATCCCCGGCACGGAGACCAAGCACGCGACGGCGACGGCCAAGGCGGTCGTCACCCCCCGCTGCACGGCCGAGCCGCCCGCCCCGCCGACCAAGGGGCCCGATGACGGCCAGGGCGGCGGCGGGGACGGCGGTAAGGGCGACGGAGACGACGGTAAGGACGACGGCAAGGACGACAAGCCGCCCATCGACCTCCGCTGCGACGGACTCGACCTGACCATCGATCCGACGCGCCTCGACCTCTTCCCCGACGCCAAGGACCTCTTCTCCGTGCACCTTGCCGACTGACGGCCGACTGACGAGCGAACGAAGAGCAAAGGACAGCGAGCGATGAGCATTCGGCACACGACGAAGGCCCGGAGGGGGGCCGCCGCGACGGCGCTCGCCGCGGCCCTGGCCCTCGCCGTGGCCGGGTGCGGCAGCGGCGACGGCGAGGGCGACAAGAAGCCCGGCGACGGCGCGGACCGGACGTCGACCGCGCCCAAGGACGACGGCGAGGACCAGGAGCCCGCGGCGGACTCCTCCAAGACCATCGGCGAGATGAAGGGTCCCGGCGGGATCGTCGTCACCCTGCACTCCGCGGAGCGCGACGACGGCGGGTTCGTCACGGTGAACGCCACCGTCACCAACCACGGCAGCCAGCTCTTCACCGCGTTCGCCTGGCGCTCGAAGGAGACCGACGTGAAGCCCAACCCGTCCGTCTCGGGAGCATCCCTCATCGACGAGAAGGGCAAGAAGCGCTATCTCGTCCTCCGGGACACCGACGGCCAGTGCCTGTGCACCACGGGGCTCTCCGGGATCAAGCCCAATGAGAGCCGGCCGCTGTTCGCCCAGTTCCCGGCCCCGCCGAAGAGCGTCACGAAGGTCGACTTCCAGATCCCGACCATGCCGTCCGTCGGCATCACCCTCTCCGGATGAGCCGGGCCATGACACCGCAGACGACGGCCCGCCGCCCCGCGCGCCGCGGCCCCGTGCTCGCCGCGCTGGCCTCCACCGCGCTCCTGGTCACCCTCACCGCCCCGGCGCCGCCCGCCCACGCGGACAGCGGCCCCGGCGCGCCCGCCGACACCACCCCGCCCCTGAAGATCGACGCCAAGGACTCCGATCTGCGGATGCCCGAGGGCGCCAAGCTGGCACCCGGCCGGGTCCTGGACATCAAGTCCGTGGTCGAGACGGACGACGGCGACGAGCGGCGGGAGGACACCAACGCCAAGGTGAAGTTCGCCCTCCAGGCGGAGGTGCTCTTCGGCAAGGACAGCGCCAAGCTGGGCGGCGAGGCGAAGGCCCGGATCAAGGAGATCGCCTCCGAGGCCGAGCGGCAGAACGCGAAGAGCGTCCGCGTCTTCGGCTTCACCGACGACCTGGGCTCCGCGGGCCATGGCATCGTGCTGTCGAAGCAGCGGGCCAACGCGGTGCAGCAGGCGCTCGCCGAGGACCTCGACCCCTCGGTCAACTATGAGATCCGGGGTTACGGCGAGCAGTACCCGATCGCGGACAACGCGAGCGAGGAGGGCCGGAAGCGCAACCGCCGGGTGGAGGTCAGCTTCCCCAGGACCGCCTGAGCGGCCCGGTTTCCGGCTCCTCAGGACGGGCGAGCTGGGCGGCCCCGGCTCCCGGCACCCCAGGACCGGCTGAGCGGCCGCGTCGGCGCGATGCCGCATCATGGGTGTGCCGATCACGCCATCCGCCGGAGTCCGTTCTGAGTACCGCCGTCGCCGAGTCCCTTTCTGTCGTGCTGCTCCTCGGCGTACTGGCCTTCGCGGTGGTGCGCCCCCGGGGCCTGCCGGAAGCGGTCGCGGCCGTGCCCGCCGCCGGGATCGTCGTGGCCACCGGGGCGGTCTCGCCCGCCCGGGCCTGGGCGGAGACCCAGGAGCTGCTGCCCGTCGTGGGCTTTCTGGCCGCCGTACTGCTGCTGGCCCGGATGTGCGCGGACGAGGGGCTCTTCGAGGCGGCGGGCCGGGCCGTGGCGCGGGCCTGCGCAGGGCGTACGGACCGGCTCCTGGGCGGGGTGTTCGCGGTCGCGGCCGTCGTCACCGCCGTACTGAGCCTGGATGCCACCGTCGTGCTGCTCACGCCCGTGGTGTTCGCCACGGCGGCCAAGCTGGGGGCGCGGTCCCGGCCGCATGTGTACGCCTGCGCCCATCTGTCGAACTCGGCGTCCCTGCTCCTCCCGGTCTCCAACCTCACCAATCTGCTCGCCCTGCAGGCCGGCGGGGTCTCCTTCACCCGTTTCGCCGTGCTGATGGGGCCCGCCTGGCTGCTGACCATCGGCATCGAGTACCTGGTCTTCCGCCGCTTCTTCGCCGCCGATCTGGCCGCCGGGACCACCGAGCCCCCGCCCGCCGACTGGCCCCGGGTGCCGGTCTTCGCGCTGACCGTGCTGCTGCTGACCCTCGCCGGGTTCGTCGGCACCTCGCTGGCGGGCCTCGACCCCCAGTGGGCGGCCTGGGCGGGCGCCCTCGTGCTCACCGTAAGGGCGCTGCGGCGCCGCGAGACGACCGTAAGGGGAGCCATTGGCGCGGCCGGGCCGCTGTTCTGCCTGTTCGTGCTGGCGCTCGGGGTGGTGGTGCAGGCCGTGCTGGCGGGCGGTCTCCAGGACGCGCTGACCCAGGTGCTGCCCAGCGGGACGAGCCTGCCCGCGCTGCTCGGGATCGCGGCGGTCGCGGCGGTGCTGGCCAACCTCATCAACAACCTGCCCGCCGTGCTGGCGCTGCTGCCGATCGCCTCCGCGGGCGGCACCGGGCCCGTGCTCGCCGTGCTGATCGGCGTCAACCTGGGCCCCAACCTCACCTACGTCGGTTCCCTGGCGACCCTGCTGTGGCGGCGCATAGTGCACCACCATGAGCCGGACACCGGCTCCGACCTGGGGGTGTTCACCCGTCTGGGGCTGCTGACCGCACCGGCGACCGTGGTGGCCGCGACGGCGGCGATGTGGATGATGCTGAAGGTCACCGGAAGCTGAGAAGTACCGGAAGCTGAGAAGTACCGGAAGCCGAGAAGTACCGGAAGCCGAGAAGTACCGGAAGCCGAGAAGTACCAGAAGCTGAGAAGTACCGGAAGCCGAGAGGCGACGGAACGCGAGGGGCCGCCGTCGCGACGGCCTGTCGCGGCGGCGGCCCTCAGGATTAAGGATCCGCTGTCAGGATTCGATCCAGTTGTGCGCCTGGGCGAGCTCGATGACCCGCCTGCGCACCTGCTTGATCTGGTCGGCGGTCAGGCTGCCGCCCATCTCGACCAGCGCCTCGGTGAGCTCCTGCCGGAGCTCGGCGACCGACAGCACATCGCACATCGTGTCGTCGCCGTCCGGCCCGGAGGAGGGCCGTACGACCGGCGCGGCGGCGCGCTCGAGGACGCGGACCTCCGACGCCTTGGGCCCCTTGTCGCCGTACTCGGGAACGAACCGCACCTTGGACCCCGGCTGGAACAGGTGCTTCTCGTCCAGCAGGTCGTTGGCGTGCATGAAGACGTCCTCGCCACCGTCGTCCGGAGCGAT contains:
- a CDS encoding TadE/TadG family type IV pilus assembly protein, with the protein product MSRHREPVRRPADARLTVAPASSRGRAGAGTPAGGGVAGGGVAARRRPETVGTPRSRGAGPLASALRGVAATGHRDRPAAGRGRERGSASIEFLGFLPILILVALAAVQLGIAAYAAQQAGTAARAAARTASLDEPQTSPQAAGEAAISGWLADGTGISSGGCGGGEAQATATVEIPSVIPGFDFGSAEKSATMPCDDGDDGAGGTDSPGAAAMGGDR
- a CDS encoding CpaF family protein → MSLRARITAPEGPGEGSGGRQDGHLVSAYRAKLLEEIDLAEMSSLSTAERRSRLERVLGHIISREGPVLSTTERSQLIRRVVDEALGLGVLEPLLEDASITEIMVNGPDQIFVERSGRVEQVPVRFASEEQLMQTIERIVSTVNRRVDESNPMVDARLPSGERVNVIIPPLALTGATLTIRRFPRAYTLHELIGMGTLDEQMLMLLAALVRAKFNVVVSGPTGSGKTTLLNALSGLIPDGERIITVEDAAELQLQQTHVIRLESRPPNVEGKGRITIRDLVRNSLRMRPDRIIVGEVRGGETLDMLQAMSTGHDGSLATVHANSAEDALMRLQTLASMSEVAIPYEALRDQINSAVDCIVQLVRNADGSRRISEIALLDSHGHEAYRIATVCRFDAQPMGADRVVHGRFGYFPLPERVAERLRLASESVPPAFGVAAFPAQLATRAAGYDPYDRPPHDRPPHDRPPFGRPPHDRPSFDPPPFDPRDRR
- a CDS encoding type II secretion system F family protein; its protein translation is MDHLATAALGATLVCGALGVVGVHTYVRGKEQQRALIDRLSETGPLPGTGRARRFAGVDRRLRTTSLGRKLELRLVATGLEITPGEFFVYTAGAAAGLWLIAASFLAAFFGPIAAVVAVWGAFAFLSWQRQKRIERFINQLPELSRILANATQAGLALRTALGMAADEMEAPAGEELAKVAAKLAVGHSIDDALEELAERLPSRELVVLVTTLVLSNRAGGTVVSSLRNLTQTLEERKETRREVRTQLSQVTVTAYVVPLLGIGTLLLMNRISAGSLDRMTSSFWGQAAVVVAFCLYGIGFFLIRRMSKIDV
- a CDS encoding DUF5936 domain-containing protein, translated to MALLLALAAGLAVAGIAYGIALYRSEAKLPSDLAVALEVGSSRTTAVGSAVDRLGIRYAPLVLRLMGEKRVARVRRRIDLAGNPGGLTVDRYAARRAVYGALGFGGALVMLIKGQVLLALVLVAFGLFWIEVGIWAAVRERKDAIERTLPDFLDVLAVVVSAGLSFRQALDRVAEKYEGPWADELRITLRQMDMGVSRRHAFEELRKRNDSEQVAQFVTALQQGEELGAPIVETLIAIANDMRRTDAQNARRRAARAVPKATMVITTFMVPGTMVLLVAGFFIGSGTDFGSVTGD
- a CDS encoding Flp family type IVb pilin produces the protein MGKRVMRNDRGQTSIEYLGIIAVVVAIVLVVSSTDIGSEIANAISNKVAQVVGI
- a CDS encoding pilus assembly protein TadG-related protein is translated as MKARRDLGSDAGQAFPIYITAVAGLLFLALALFAVGQAGATRNGGQTAADAAALAAAQDYRDQLRKGFLEAIANGSVWDDLLNGRGIGTGDACERAQWFAQQNGADLTGLGCVPGYLPTSFTVTVRTQKPVGKTVIPGTETKHATATAKAVVTPRCTAEPPAPPTKGPDDGQGGGGDGGKGDGDDGKDDGKDDKPPIDLRCDGLDLTIDPTRLDLFPDAKDLFSVHLAD
- a CDS encoding OmpA family protein, which encodes MSRAMTPQTTARRPARRGPVLAALASTALLVTLTAPAPPAHADSGPGAPADTTPPLKIDAKDSDLRMPEGAKLAPGRVLDIKSVVETDDGDERREDTNAKVKFALQAEVLFGKDSAKLGGEAKARIKEIASEAERQNAKSVRVFGFTDDLGSAGHGIVLSKQRANAVQQALAEDLDPSVNYEIRGYGEQYPIADNASEEGRKRNRRVEVSFPRTA
- a CDS encoding SLC13 family permease; this encodes MCRSRHPPESVLSTAVAESLSVVLLLGVLAFAVVRPRGLPEAVAAVPAAGIVVATGAVSPARAWAETQELLPVVGFLAAVLLLARMCADEGLFEAAGRAVARACAGRTDRLLGGVFAVAAVVTAVLSLDATVVLLTPVVFATAAKLGARSRPHVYACAHLSNSASLLLPVSNLTNLLALQAGGVSFTRFAVLMGPAWLLTIGIEYLVFRRFFAADLAAGTTEPPPADWPRVPVFALTVLLLTLAGFVGTSLAGLDPQWAAWAGALVLTVRALRRRETTVRGAIGAAGPLFCLFVLALGVVVQAVLAGGLQDALTQVLPSGTSLPALLGIAAVAAVLANLINNLPAVLALLPIASAGGTGPVLAVLIGVNLGPNLTYVGSLATLLWRRIVHHHEPDTGSDLGVFTRLGLLTAPATVVAATAAMWMMLKVTGS
- a CDS encoding cold shock domain-containing protein produces the protein MTTTGKILRFDEFRGYGFIAPDDGGEDVFMHANDLLDEKHLFQPGSKVRFVPEYGDKGPKASEVRVLERAAAPVVRPSSGPDGDDTMCDVLSVAELRQELTEALVEMGGSLTADQIKQVRRRVIELAQAHNWIES